In one Mastacembelus armatus chromosome 19, fMasArm1.2, whole genome shotgun sequence genomic region, the following are encoded:
- the hpdl gene encoding 4-hydroxyphenylpyruvate dioxygenase-like protein isoform X1, with the protein MAAYLSRLHHISLHVSNVEKLANDLVSKFKFHLFAARLTDKSRQLAFKKGTAVFVVNERPNQRSLNGELQGFTDKYSPDPQQVIVSKYNQDSSEKCLYDISPHYSVDTVSNVCFEVEDVDRSSEALRHLGCDVLVPPTTVQDDSGLVTYSVVKSIVGNVCHTLIDRRKYDGIFLPGFNVTVKDCNVEDEDLSCPITHFDHITYVCPRKTTHQVIRWYEKLFGFQRFFIDSNEDVDEGFVINQEGIGLRLTAMEYWKCSTAGIILPSVNKKDPDCKFVIAESLPEQGRNQVDTFLEQHQAPGIQHIGLYTNNIVSTAHVMAEAGVQFFSPPPAYYTKVGKQQEIEEAGHNPQMLAQHGILLDTDLHQDPSSETSSSENRRYLLQVFTKPIFAEDTFFLELIERRGASGFGEGNIRALWKSVQVYMDNEREYSQGEGSPETVQISHSKLLS; encoded by the exons ATGGCAGCCTACTTGAGCCGGTTACACCACATTTCGCTCCACGTTTCTAACGTGGAGAAACTAGCCAATGACCTTGTGTCTAAATTCaagtttcatttgtttgctgcCAGACTGACCGACAAGTCCAGGCAGCTGGCTTTCAAAAAAGGAACAGCAGTTTTCGTCGTGAATGAGAGACCAAACCAGAGGAGTTTGAATGGAGAGCTGCAGGGCTTCACTGACAAATATTCACCTGATCCTCAGCAGGTCATTGTGTCGAAATACAATCAGGATAgttcagagaaatgtctttaCGATATCAGCCCACACTACTCGGTGGATACTGTGAGCAACGTGTGTTTCGAGGTGGAGGATGTGGATAGGTCATCCGAAGCTCTTCGTCATCTGGGCTGCGATGTCCTGGTTCCTCCCACCACAGTCCAGGATGACAGTGGTCTCGTCACATACTCGGTGGTTAAATCTATTGTAGGGAACGTGTGCCACACGCTCATTGACAGGAGAAAATATGACGGGATATTTTTGCCTGGGTTTAATGTCACTGTAAAGGACTGCAACGTGGAAGACGAGGACTTGTCTTGTCCAATCACACACTTTGATCACATAACCTACGTCTGTCCTAGGAAAACAACCCATCAGGTCATAAGGTGGTACGAGAAGCTGTTTGGTTTTCAGAGGTTTTTCATTGATAG TAATGAAGATGTGGATGAAGGTTTTGTCATAAACCAGGAGGGTATTGGTCTACGTCTTACTGCCATGGAGTACTGGAAATGCAGCACAGCAGGCATCATTCTTCCCTCTGTCAACAAAAAAGACCCTGACTGCAAGTTTGTCATTGCAGAATCCCTGCCTGAACAAG GCAGGAATCAGGTTGACACCTTCTTGGAGCAGCACCAGGCCCCAGGGATCCAGCACATTGGACTCTACACAAACAACATAGTCTCTACTGCACATGTTATGGCAGAAGCTGGTGTGCAGTTTTTCTCACCTCCTCCTGCTTACTACACTAAG GTGggaaaacagcaggaaataGAAGAGGCAGGACACAACCCTCAGATGCTGGCACAGCATGGTATTCTCCTGGACACAGACCTGCACCAAGATCCTTCATCAGAGACATCATCCAGCGAAAACAGAAG ATACCTTCTCCAGGTGTTTACCAAGCCCATTTTTGCAGAGGACACCTTTTTCCTGGAGCTGATAGAGCGAAGAGGGGCGTCAGGTTTCGGAGAGGGGAACATCCGGGCGCTGTGGAAGTCGGTGCAGGTGTACATGGATAATGAGAGGGAGTATTCTCAAGGAGAGGGATCCCCAGAAACTGTGCAAATTAGTCACTCTAAGCTCTTaagctga
- the hpdl gene encoding 4-hydroxyphenylpyruvate dioxygenase-like protein isoform X2: protein MAAYLSRLHHISLHVSNVEKLANDLVSKFKFHLFAARLTDKSRQLAFKKGTAVFVVNERPNQRSLNGELQGFTDKYSPDPQQVIVSKYNQDSSEKCLYDISPHYSVDTVSNVCFEVEDVDRSSEALRHLGCDVLVPPTTVQDDSGLVTYSVVKSIVGNVCHTLIDRRKYDGIFLPGFNVTVKDCNVEDEDLSCPITHFDHITYVCPRKTTHQVIRWYEKLFGFQRFFIDSNEDVDEGFVINQEGIGLRLTAMEYWKCSTAGIILPSVNKKDPDCKFVIAESLPEQGRNQVDTFLEQHQAPGIQHIGLYTNNIVSTAHVMAEAGGKTAGNRRGRTQPSDAGTAWYSPGHRPAPRSFIRDIIQRKQKIPSPGVYQAHFCRGHLFPGADRAKRGVRFRRGEHPGAVEVGAGVHG from the exons ATGGCAGCCTACTTGAGCCGGTTACACCACATTTCGCTCCACGTTTCTAACGTGGAGAAACTAGCCAATGACCTTGTGTCTAAATTCaagtttcatttgtttgctgcCAGACTGACCGACAAGTCCAGGCAGCTGGCTTTCAAAAAAGGAACAGCAGTTTTCGTCGTGAATGAGAGACCAAACCAGAGGAGTTTGAATGGAGAGCTGCAGGGCTTCACTGACAAATATTCACCTGATCCTCAGCAGGTCATTGTGTCGAAATACAATCAGGATAgttcagagaaatgtctttaCGATATCAGCCCACACTACTCGGTGGATACTGTGAGCAACGTGTGTTTCGAGGTGGAGGATGTGGATAGGTCATCCGAAGCTCTTCGTCATCTGGGCTGCGATGTCCTGGTTCCTCCCACCACAGTCCAGGATGACAGTGGTCTCGTCACATACTCGGTGGTTAAATCTATTGTAGGGAACGTGTGCCACACGCTCATTGACAGGAGAAAATATGACGGGATATTTTTGCCTGGGTTTAATGTCACTGTAAAGGACTGCAACGTGGAAGACGAGGACTTGTCTTGTCCAATCACACACTTTGATCACATAACCTACGTCTGTCCTAGGAAAACAACCCATCAGGTCATAAGGTGGTACGAGAAGCTGTTTGGTTTTCAGAGGTTTTTCATTGATAG TAATGAAGATGTGGATGAAGGTTTTGTCATAAACCAGGAGGGTATTGGTCTACGTCTTACTGCCATGGAGTACTGGAAATGCAGCACAGCAGGCATCATTCTTCCCTCTGTCAACAAAAAAGACCCTGACTGCAAGTTTGTCATTGCAGAATCCCTGCCTGAACAAG GCAGGAATCAGGTTGACACCTTCTTGGAGCAGCACCAGGCCCCAGGGATCCAGCACATTGGACTCTACACAAACAACATAGTCTCTACTGCACATGTTATGGCAGAAGCTG GTGggaaaacagcaggaaataGAAGAGGCAGGACACAACCCTCAGATGCTGGCACAGCATGGTATTCTCCTGGACACAGACCTGCACCAAGATCCTTCATCAGAGACATCATCCAGCGAAAACAGAAG ATACCTTCTCCAGGTGTTTACCAAGCCCATTTTTGCAGAGGACACCTTTTTCCTGGAGCTGATAGAGCGAAGAGGGGCGTCAGGTTTCGGAGAGGGGAACATCCGGGCGCTGTGGAAGTCGGTGCAGGTGTACATGGATAA
- the zranb1a gene encoding ubiquitin thioesterase ZRANB1, translated as MTEQKVKWACDYCTYENWPSAIKCTMCRVQRSRSPIITEEPYKNSPNLDPSLEWDSPRTESGSSLLICPDSSARPRVRSSSMAEIANKWSCQMCTYLNWPRAIRCTQCLCQRPKTSSPTESPQTSGSNAGCRPGLHSPVDTCEEYNDRNRLNTHQQYWTCTTCTYQNWPKTTKCMVCDHPKPFIQEAIELAESAEPSPMINEQDRARWRGSCSGSQGQRRSPPLPKKEDRGTMDFQRIELAAGAMSSKEDQEVDFKKLKQIRNRMRKTDWLFLNACAGVVEGDLAAVEAYKSSGGDIARQLTADEVQLLNRSSAFDVGFTLVHLAIRFQRQDMLAILLTEVSQQAAKCIPSMVCPELTEQIRREIAASLHQRKGDFPCYFLSDLVTFTLPADIEDLPPAVQEKLFDEVLDRDVQKELEEESPVINWSLELGTRLDSRLYALWNRTAGDCLLDSVLQATWGIYDKDSVLRKTLHESLHDCSHWFYTRWKEWESWYSQSFGLHFSLREEQWQEDWAFILSLASQPGASLEQTHIFVLAHILRRPIIVYGVKYYKSFRGETLGYTRFQGVYLPLLWEQSFCWKSPIALGYTRGHFSALVAMENDGYDNRGAGANLNTDDDVTVTFLPLVDSERKLLHIHFLSAQEMGNEEQQEKLLREWLDCCVTEGGMLAAMQKSSRRRNHPLVTQMVEKWLDRYRQIRPCASLSDGEEEEEDDE; from the exons ATGACGGAACAGAAGGTAAAGTGGGCCTGTGACTACTGCACCTATGAAAACTGGCCATCTGCAATCAAGTGCACAATGTGCCGTGTACAAAGATCGAGGAGTCCAATCATCACGGAGGAACCTTACAAGAACAGTCCTAATCTGGATCCCAGTCTGGAGTGGGACTCCCCCAGAACTGAAAGTGGCAGCAGCCTTCTTATCTGCCCTGACTCCAGTGCTAGACCAAGAGTCAGGTCATCTAGCATGGCTGAGATTGCCAATAAATGGTCCTGCCAGATGTGCACTTACCTTAACTGGCCCAGGGCCATCCGCTGCACGCAGTGTCTGTGTCAGCGCCCAAAGACTAGTAGCCCCACCGAGTCCCCCCAGACTTCAGGCTCCAACGCAGGCTGTCGTCCTGGTCTTCACTCCCCTGTGGACACTTGTGAGGAGTacaatgacagaaacagactcaACACCCACCAGCAGTACTGGACATGCACAACCTGCACTTACCAGAACTGGCCTAAAACTACCAAGTGCATGGTGTGTGACCACCCCAAGCCCTTCATCCAGGAAGCCATAGAGCTGGCTGAGTCTGCAGAGCCGTCACCCATGATCAATGAGCAGGACAGGGCTCGGTGGAGGGGCAGTTGCAGTGGAAGCCAGGGTCAGAGGAGATCCCCTCCTTTGCCCAAGAAGGAAGACCGTGGCACAATGGATTTCCAGAGGATAGAGCTCGCAGCTGGAGCCATGAGCAGCAAGGAGGACCAAGAGGTTGACTTCAAGAAGCTGAAACAGATAAGAAACCGAATGAGGAAAACAGATTGGCTGTTCCTCAATGCATGTGCAG GCGTTGTGGAGGGAGACCTGGCAGCAGTGGAGGCCTACAAGTCGTCAGGAGGTGACATCGCTCGGCAGCTCACTGCTGATGAGGTGCAGCTCCTTAACCGATCTTCAGCATTTGATGTAGGCTTCACCCTGGTCCACTTGGCTATTCGCTTCCAGAGGCAGGACATGCTAGCCATCCTGCTAACAGAG GTGAGTCAGCAGGCAGCAAAATGTATCCCCTCCATGGTGTGTCCCGAGCTGACGGAGCAGATCCGGAGGGAGATTGCAGCTTCACTACATCAGCGCAAAGGAGATTTTCCCTGTTACTTCCTCAGTGACTTGGTCACCTTCACCCTGCCTGCTG ATATAGAGGACTTGCCACCTGCTGTCCAAGAGAAGCTGTTTGATGAAGTGTTGGATCGAGATGTGCAGAAAG AGTTGGAAGAGGAATCTCCTGTCATAAACTGGTCTCTGGAGCTGGGCACACGCCTGGACAGTCGTCTGTATGCCTTGTGGAACCGCACAGCTGGGGACTGTCTGCTAGACTCGGTTCTGCAGGCCACCTGGGGAATCTACGACAAGGACTCTGTCCTGCGCAAGACCCTCCATGAAAGCCTGCATGACTGCTCCCATTG GTTTTATACTCGCTGGAAGGAGTGGGAGTCGTGGTACTCGCAGAGCTTCGGTTTGCATTTCTCCCTGAGAGAGGAGCAATGGCAGGAGGACTGGGCCTTCATCCTGTCTTTGGCCAGCCAG CCTGGGGCCAGCCTGGAGCAAACCCACATTTTTGTTCTTGCACACATTCTTCGCAGACCGATCATAGTCTACGGAGTGAAATACTACAAAAGTTTCCGTGGGGAAACGTTAGGATACACTCGTTTTCAAG GTGTGTACCTGCCACTGTTATGGGAGCAGAGCTTCTGCTGGAAGAGCCCCATCGCTCTGGGCTACACACGAGGCCACTTCTCGGCCCTGGTGGCCATGGAGAACGACGGCTACGACAATCGCGGTGCGGGCGCCAACCTGAATACTGACGATGATGTCACTGTCACTTTTTTGCCACTTGTGGACAGTGAGAGGAAACTGCTGCACATTCACTTCCTGTCTGCACAAGAG ATGGGCaatgaggagcagcaggagaagctgctgaggGAATGGCTGGACTGCTGTGTGACAGAAGGAGGCATGCTGGCAGCGATGCAGAAGAGCTCTCGCCGCCGTAACCACCCCTTGGTCACCCAGATGGTGGAGAAGTGGTTGGACAGGTATCGGCAGATCCGCCCCTGTGCCTCTCTGTCTgatggtgaggaggaggaggaagatgacgAGTGA